Proteins from a single region of Verrucosispora sp. NA02020:
- a CDS encoding S-(hydroxymethyl)mycothiol dehydrogenase, translating to MSQQVKGVISRSKGAPVEVTDIVVPDPGPGEAVVRVQSCGVCHTDLHYREGGINDDYPFLLGHEAAGIVEQVGAGVDAVAPGDFVILNWRAVCGVCRACRRGRPWYCFATHNAAQKMTLVDGTELAPALGIGAFAEKTLVHAGQCTKVDPAARPAAVGLLGCGVMAGLGAAMNTGNVTRGDSVAVIGCGGVGDAAVVGAALAGATTIIAVDTDSRKLDWARRFGATHTVNASETDPVAEIQAATGGFGADVVIDAVGRPETWKQAFYARDLAGTVVLVGVPTPDMRVELPLLDVFGRGGALKSSWYGDCLPSRDFPMLTELYLQGRLDLDAFVTEEIPLDGVEEAFARMHRGDVLRSVVVF from the coding sequence GTGAGCCAGCAGGTCAAGGGAGTCATCTCGCGGAGCAAGGGCGCGCCCGTCGAGGTCACCGACATCGTCGTGCCCGACCCCGGGCCCGGCGAGGCGGTGGTACGCGTGCAGTCCTGCGGGGTCTGCCACACCGACCTGCACTACCGCGAGGGCGGCATCAACGACGACTACCCGTTCCTGCTCGGCCACGAGGCGGCGGGCATCGTCGAACAGGTCGGTGCCGGAGTCGACGCGGTCGCCCCCGGCGATTTCGTGATCCTCAACTGGCGGGCCGTCTGCGGCGTCTGCCGGGCCTGCCGGCGGGGTCGCCCCTGGTACTGCTTCGCCACCCACAACGCCGCACAGAAGATGACCCTGGTCGACGGCACCGAACTCGCCCCGGCCCTGGGCATCGGCGCGTTCGCCGAGAAGACGCTGGTGCACGCCGGCCAGTGCACCAAGGTGGACCCGGCGGCCCGCCCGGCCGCCGTCGGGCTGCTCGGCTGCGGTGTGATGGCCGGTCTCGGCGCGGCCATGAACACCGGCAACGTGACCCGGGGCGACTCGGTGGCCGTGATCGGCTGCGGGGGCGTCGGGGACGCGGCCGTCGTCGGTGCCGCCCTGGCCGGAGCGACCACGATCATCGCGGTGGACACCGACTCCCGCAAGCTCGACTGGGCCCGCCGCTTCGGCGCCACCCACACCGTCAACGCCTCCGAGACCGACCCGGTGGCCGAGATCCAGGCCGCCACCGGCGGCTTCGGCGCCGACGTGGTGATCGACGCCGTCGGTCGGCCGGAGACCTGGAAGCAGGCCTTCTACGCCCGTGACCTGGCCGGCACCGTCGTGCTGGTCGGCGTACCCACGCCCGACATGCGGGTCGAACTGCCGCTGCTGGACGTCTTCGGCCGAGGCGGGGCGCTCAAGTCCAGCTGGTACGGCGACTGCCTGCCCAGCCGCGACTTCCCGATGCTGACCGAGCTCTACCTCCAGGGCCGCCTCGACCTCGACGCCTTCGTCACCGAGGAGATCCCGCTCGACGGCGTCGAGGAGGCGTTCGCCCGGATGCACCGCGGCGACGTGCTCCGCTCGGTGGTGGTCTTCTGA
- a CDS encoding nitrate/nitrite transporter, translating into MSAPAPLPAPPGRALLVWGAALSAYVAAIFHRTSLGVTGVEAAQRFDISAATLATLTVAQLAVYAVMQVPVGMLLDRYGSRRLLITGGLLMVAGQLAFALVADVRLAVAARVLIGLGDAMSFISVLRLVAFWFPGRRNPLLIQLTGTLGQLGAVLAAVPLVTLLHHTGWTTAFLTAAGGGAAVLLVVVAAVRDTPHRPAVSTPAPVGGRLAAAWAHPGTRLGLWTHFVTQFSGTVFALLWGFPFLVQGQGLSPTTAASLLTVLTLGMLLTAPLVAHLCARHPHHRSVLVFAVVGVTATVWTVLLAWPGRAPGWLLVTLVLVLALSGPGSMIGLDYARTFNPVSRLGSAAGIVNVGGFVASITLVLTIGVVLDLVTPAGRAAPDLTAYRWAFSVQYVLWAVGVVQVLRWRNAARRDQGGHRPAASRAEAVPSRPPAGRFASGSDRARRRPTGDVAAQRRRRFASVRTRRKA; encoded by the coding sequence GTGAGCGCCCCGGCCCCGCTCCCGGCACCGCCCGGCCGGGCCCTGCTCGTCTGGGGTGCGGCGCTCAGCGCGTACGTCGCGGCGATCTTCCATCGCACCTCCCTCGGCGTGACCGGCGTGGAGGCGGCGCAACGCTTCGACATCAGCGCCGCCACGCTGGCCACCCTCACCGTCGCGCAACTCGCCGTGTACGCGGTGATGCAGGTGCCGGTCGGGATGCTCCTCGACCGGTACGGCTCGCGCCGGCTCCTGATCACCGGCGGTCTTCTGATGGTCGCCGGTCAACTCGCCTTCGCCCTGGTCGCCGACGTACGCCTCGCGGTGGCCGCCCGCGTCCTGATCGGTCTCGGCGACGCGATGAGCTTCATCAGCGTGCTGCGCCTGGTCGCGTTCTGGTTCCCGGGCCGCCGCAACCCGCTGCTGATCCAGTTGACCGGCACACTCGGCCAACTCGGTGCGGTGCTGGCCGCCGTACCGCTGGTGACGCTGCTGCACCACACCGGCTGGACCACCGCCTTCCTGACCGCCGCCGGCGGTGGCGCGGCCGTGCTGCTGGTGGTGGTCGCCGCCGTCCGGGACACCCCGCATCGGCCCGCCGTGTCCACCCCCGCCCCGGTCGGCGGGCGGCTCGCCGCCGCCTGGGCGCACCCGGGCACCCGGCTCGGGCTCTGGACCCACTTCGTCACGCAGTTCTCCGGCACCGTCTTCGCGTTGCTCTGGGGCTTCCCGTTCCTGGTGCAGGGGCAGGGCCTCAGCCCGACCACCGCCGCCTCCCTGCTCACCGTCCTGACGTTGGGGATGCTGCTGACCGCGCCGCTGGTCGCGCATCTGTGCGCCCGCCACCCGCACCACCGTTCGGTGCTGGTCTTCGCCGTCGTCGGCGTCACCGCCACCGTCTGGACGGTGCTGCTCGCCTGGCCGGGACGGGCACCCGGCTGGCTGCTGGTCACGCTGGTGCTGGTGCTGGCCCTCAGCGGCCCCGGCTCGATGATCGGTCTCGACTACGCCCGGACCTTCAACCCGGTCAGCCGCCTCGGCAGCGCCGCCGGCATCGTCAACGTCGGCGGTTTCGTCGCCTCGATCACCCTGGTGCTCACCATCGGCGTGGTGCTGGACCTGGTCACCCCGGCGGGCCGGGCCGCCCCCGACCTGACCGCGTACCGCTGGGCCTTCTCGGTGCAGTACGTGCTCTGGGCCGTCGGCGTGGTGCAGGTGCTGCGCTGGCGCAACGCCGCCCGCCGCGACCAGGGCGGGCACCGACCGGCGGCAAGCCGCGCCGAAGCTGTGCCCAGCCGCCCGCCCGCAGGTAGGTTCGCCAGCGGGAGTGACCGCGCGCGTCGCCGCCCCACCGGCGACGTCGCGGCGCAACGGCGGCGGCGCTTCGCGTCGGTGCGGACGAGGAGGAAAGCGTGA
- a CDS encoding GntR family transcriptional regulator, producing MTHPSVAGRVAVPSAAERAYHHLKRAILEQLYAGGALVSEGEIAEATGVSRTPVREALLRLETEGLVRLYPKRGALILPVSAREIADVVEARRLVEVHAAERIWPRRAEIRDRLAERLAEMRAAHAAGDLTALMAADRAFHATVVDAAGNEILAELYQRLRDRQVRMGEASFRLSPRWAEAALTEHAAQLAALDGDDPQAWLAAVAAHIDTSARVFLGSPVSV from the coding sequence ATGACGCATCCCTCGGTGGCCGGTCGAGTCGCCGTGCCCTCCGCCGCCGAACGGGCCTACCACCACCTCAAACGCGCCATCCTGGAGCAGCTGTACGCGGGCGGCGCCCTGGTCAGCGAGGGCGAGATCGCCGAGGCGACCGGCGTCTCGCGGACCCCGGTCCGGGAGGCGCTGCTGCGCCTGGAGACCGAGGGACTGGTCCGCCTCTATCCCAAGCGGGGCGCACTGATCCTGCCGGTGTCCGCCCGCGAGATCGCCGACGTGGTGGAGGCCCGCCGACTCGTCGAGGTGCACGCCGCCGAGCGCATCTGGCCCCGCCGCGCCGAGATCCGTGACCGGTTGGCCGAGCGGCTCGCCGAGATGCGCGCCGCACACGCCGCCGGTGACCTGACCGCCCTGATGGCCGCCGACCGGGCGTTCCACGCCACCGTGGTCGACGCCGCCGGCAACGAGATCCTCGCCGAGCTGTACCAACGGCTACGGGACCGGCAGGTCCGGATGGGCGAGGCGAGCTTCCGGCTCTCGCCCCGCTGGGCCGAGGCGGCCCTGACCGAGCACGCCGCACAACTCGCCGCCCTCGACGGCGACGACCCGCAGGCCTGGCTCGCCGCCGTGGCCGCGCACATCGACACCTCCGCACGCGTGTTCCTGGGATCCCCGGTGAGCGTGTGA
- a CDS encoding SDR family oxidoreductase: protein MRRFDFTDGTAVVTGAAGGIGAALAHGLARRGAALVLLDRDAAGLDAVADAVRAAHPGRAVDTCVVDLADAAATGAVAGQVRDRHPVIRLLVNNAGVALGGRFDEVTFDEFSWVMEVNFRAVAQLTHALLPALKAAPGAHLVTVSSLFGLIAPPGQVAYAASKFAVRGFTEALRHELAADGVGVTCVHPGGIRTRIARDARVGSGVDEAEYEVGRQRFERLLTIDPRTAAEAVLRGVARRRGRVLIGWSARLPDLMARVAPVGHGRLLTAVGNRGRVRRPH from the coding sequence ATGCGTAGGTTCGACTTCACCGACGGCACCGCGGTGGTGACCGGCGCGGCCGGTGGCATCGGGGCGGCCCTGGCACACGGCCTGGCCCGACGCGGCGCGGCACTGGTCCTGCTGGACCGCGACGCCGCCGGGCTCGACGCGGTGGCCGACGCCGTCCGCGCCGCACACCCCGGCCGGGCGGTCGACACGTGCGTGGTCGACCTGGCCGACGCGGCGGCCACCGGGGCGGTCGCCGGGCAGGTCCGGGACCGGCATCCGGTCATCCGGCTGCTGGTCAACAACGCCGGGGTGGCGCTCGGCGGGCGTTTCGACGAGGTGACGTTCGACGAGTTCAGCTGGGTGATGGAGGTCAACTTCCGGGCTGTGGCGCAGCTGACCCACGCCCTGCTGCCGGCGCTGAAGGCCGCGCCCGGGGCGCACCTGGTCACCGTCTCCAGCCTCTTCGGTCTGATCGCCCCGCCCGGGCAGGTCGCCTACGCGGCCAGCAAGTTCGCCGTCCGTGGCTTCACCGAGGCGCTGCGACACGAGCTCGCCGCCGACGGCGTCGGCGTGACCTGCGTGCACCCCGGCGGCATCCGGACCCGCATCGCCCGCGACGCCCGCGTGGGCAGCGGCGTGGACGAGGCCGAGTACGAGGTGGGCCGGCAGCGGTTCGAGCGGCTGCTCACCATCGACCCGAGGACCGCTGCCGAGGCGGTGCTGCGCGGGGTGGCCCGCCGCCGGGGACGGGTCCTGATCGGCTGGTCGGCCCGGCTGCCGGACCTGATGGCCCGGGTCGCGCCGGTCGGTCACGGCCGCCTGCTGACCGCCGTCGGCAACCGGGGCCGGGTGCGCCGCCCGCACTAG
- a CDS encoding NAD(P)/FAD-dependent oxidoreductase, with protein MSDHVDVLIVGAGLSGIGAACHLRRRCPDKTYAVLEARDDLGGTWDLFRYPGVRSDSDMFTLGYSFAPWTAPTAIAEGGTILDYLRRTADAYDVTRHIRFRHRVVRAEWDSERARWTVHVHRADTADTVVLTCDFLYACTGYYRYDAGHTPHFPGQERFTGRIVHPQHWPADLDHSGRTVVVIGSGATAVTLVPALARRAAHVTMLQRSPTYVLALPARDAVADTLRRRLPARLAYPLIRSKNVLATAATYQLSRRAPGLVRALLRRAVTRRLPAGYDVDRHFTPSYDPWDQRLCVVPDGDLFDALSAGRASVVTDTVETFTAHGVRLTGGAELPADVVVTATGLDLLALGGMTLRVDGVDVDLPGTVAYKGMMLSGVPNFAMTLGYTNASWTLKSDLVAEYVCRLLRHLDRTGTRVVTPLAPPDGRRAPLIDLTSGYVRRGLAHLPSQGHRPPWRLHQNYPRDLLMLRYGRVTDAGVRFDAAGTPRGSAVDA; from the coding sequence ATGTCCGACCATGTCGACGTGCTCATCGTGGGTGCCGGGCTCTCCGGTATCGGCGCCGCCTGCCACCTGCGTCGCCGCTGCCCCGACAAGACGTACGCCGTGCTGGAGGCCCGCGACGACCTCGGCGGCACCTGGGACCTGTTCCGTTACCCCGGGGTGCGCTCGGACTCCGACATGTTCACCCTCGGCTACTCCTTCGCGCCGTGGACCGCGCCGACGGCGATCGCCGAGGGCGGCACGATCCTCGACTACCTGCGACGCACCGCCGACGCGTACGACGTGACCCGGCACATCCGTTTCCGGCACCGGGTCGTCCGTGCCGAGTGGGACAGCGAACGGGCCCGCTGGACGGTGCACGTGCACCGTGCCGACACCGCCGACACCGTGGTGCTCACCTGCGACTTCCTGTACGCCTGCACCGGCTACTACCGCTACGACGCCGGGCACACGCCGCACTTTCCCGGGCAGGAGCGGTTCACCGGGCGGATCGTGCACCCGCAGCACTGGCCGGCCGACCTCGACCACTCGGGTCGTACCGTGGTGGTGATCGGCAGCGGTGCCACCGCCGTCACGCTGGTCCCGGCACTGGCACGGCGCGCCGCCCACGTGACCATGCTGCAACGGTCCCCGACGTACGTGCTGGCGCTGCCCGCCCGGGACGCGGTCGCCGACACGCTGCGGCGGCGCCTGCCGGCTCGGCTGGCGTACCCGCTGATCCGGTCGAAGAACGTGCTGGCCACGGCCGCCACCTACCAGCTCAGCCGGCGGGCGCCCGGGCTGGTCCGGGCGTTGCTGCGGCGGGCCGTGACCCGGCGGCTGCCGGCCGGGTACGACGTCGACCGCCACTTCACGCCGAGCTACGACCCGTGGGACCAGCGGCTCTGCGTGGTGCCCGACGGTGACCTGTTCGACGCCCTCTCCGCCGGGCGGGCCAGCGTGGTGACCGACACCGTCGAGACGTTCACCGCGCACGGCGTCCGGCTCACCGGCGGCGCGGAACTGCCGGCCGACGTGGTGGTCACCGCCACCGGGCTCGACCTGCTCGCGCTCGGCGGCATGACGCTGCGGGTGGACGGCGTCGACGTGGACCTGCCCGGGACGGTCGCCTACAAGGGCATGATGCTCTCCGGCGTGCCGAACTTCGCCATGACGCTGGGCTACACCAACGCCTCCTGGACGCTGAAGTCCGACCTGGTCGCCGAGTACGTGTGCCGGCTGCTGCGCCACCTGGACCGCACCGGGACCCGGGTGGTCACCCCGCTCGCCCCGCCCGACGGGCGGCGGGCGCCGCTGATCGACCTGACCTCCGGGTACGTCCGCCGTGGCCTGGCGCACCTGCCGTCGCAGGGCCACCGCCCGCCCTGGCGTCTGCACCAGAACTATCCGCGTGACCTGCTGATGCTGCGCTACGGGCGGGTCACCGACGCCGGGGTCCGCTTCGACGCGGCCGGCACGCCACGAGGGAGCGCTGTCGATGCGTAG
- a CDS encoding phosphotransferase, with product MTDPIPLASGREADVYALDGERVLRRYRAGGDVAVEARFMAHLHAVGYPVPRVHHADGTDLVMRRLSGPTMLHALLTGGIDVEAAAAVLADLHRRLHAVAPLPDAADGERILHLDLHPDNVVLEPPGPVLIDWHNVRHGAPGLDVAMTALILAQVAVDRDQPMAAEAGELMRAYLRAIRGHAVPLVDAAVARRRADPAQSADERALLVPAATLVTAAGE from the coding sequence GTGACGGACCCGATCCCCCTGGCCTCCGGCCGGGAAGCCGACGTGTACGCGCTGGACGGCGAGCGGGTCCTACGCCGCTACCGGGCCGGCGGCGACGTGGCCGTCGAGGCCCGTTTCATGGCCCACCTGCACGCCGTCGGCTACCCGGTGCCCCGGGTGCACCACGCCGACGGCACGGATCTGGTGATGCGGCGGCTGTCCGGCCCGACCATGCTGCACGCGCTGCTCACCGGTGGAATCGACGTCGAGGCGGCCGCCGCGGTCCTGGCCGACCTGCACCGCCGCCTGCACGCCGTCGCACCGCTGCCCGACGCGGCAGACGGCGAGCGGATCCTGCACCTGGACCTGCACCCGGACAACGTCGTCCTCGAACCGCCCGGGCCGGTGCTGATCGACTGGCACAACGTGCGGCACGGCGCACCGGGGCTGGACGTGGCGATGACCGCCCTCATCCTCGCCCAGGTCGCCGTGGACCGGGACCAGCCGATGGCGGCCGAGGCGGGGGAGCTGATGCGCGCCTACCTGCGGGCGATCCGTGGTCACGCCGTACCCCTGGTCGACGCGGCCGTGGCGCGACGCCGCGCCGACCCCGCCCAGAGCGCCGACGAACGCGCCCTGCTGGTCCCGGCCGCGACACTGGTCACCGCCGCCGGGGAGTAG
- a CDS encoding ATP-binding cassette domain-containing protein, with product MVTLRTQQLVAVPDVPPLDVDVPVGATAALVAEPGVGTSVVRVVVGLVAPVSGRILVGERDVTDLPPPRRRIGYVPAGGALLPHLTVGRNISYGQRRRQRVHDVADDWASTLVDRLELSPTLGLRPHQISEAQRFRVALARAMACLPEVLVVDLPTPVDGVRLTPLLDRLSPPDSPRVTVLIGSGHPEVLAEVPTQVPVRAADGATA from the coding sequence ATGGTCACGCTACGCACGCAGCAACTCGTCGCCGTGCCGGACGTCCCACCGCTCGACGTCGACGTGCCCGTCGGGGCGACGGCGGCACTGGTCGCCGAACCCGGCGTGGGCACCTCCGTGGTCCGGGTGGTGGTCGGGTTGGTCGCGCCGGTCAGCGGCCGGATCCTGGTCGGCGAGCGGGACGTCACCGACCTGCCGCCACCGCGTCGGCGCATCGGGTACGTGCCGGCCGGAGGTGCCCTGCTGCCGCACCTGACCGTCGGCCGCAACATCTCCTACGGCCAGCGCCGCCGCCAGCGGGTCCACGACGTCGCCGACGACTGGGCGTCCACCCTGGTCGACCGGCTCGAACTCTCCCCGACCCTGGGGCTCCGGCCGCACCAGATCTCGGAGGCGCAGCGGTTCCGGGTCGCCCTCGCGCGGGCCATGGCGTGCCTGCCCGAGGTGCTGGTGGTCGACCTGCCCACCCCGGTCGACGGGGTGCGCCTCACCCCGCTGCTGGACCGGCTGTCCCCACCGGATTCCCCCCGTGTCACCGTGCTGATCGGCTCGGGGCACCCCGAGGTGCTGGCCGAGGTGCCCACGCAGGTTCCGGTACGGGCCGCCGACGGGGCGACGGCGTGA
- a CDS encoding ABC transporter substrate-binding protein — protein sequence MTAAGRLRRRTLLRSAVATTVAGAAGCARGPRPVQVAVVWSGAELTRFREVVAGFPDVRVIGVGNDIDAFLTARMLAGTSPDVAILPRPGLIVEYARRGWLDRVAPASSYLAPAGMADLLTVDGHRYGLWIKAAHKSLFWHFPSMLAEPPRTWDALVETTRRLGARHRAGEGPAPLAVGAADGWVLTDWFENVLADIARPGGYEALARGEADWQGPPVRDALDRLAELWSIDGAFPGGGQRALLTQFEESVIQVAHHRSAVMVFEADFVDGVAARFRRGTEPLVTFRFPGSRVADQPLVVGGDAAVAFTGSAAGVELVRWLSDAAAFRPWLEAGGYLSPNLVVPVNNYRDPLRRRLAAEFRAVEALRYDLSDRLPGTFTGTDGVGIWRIMQDFFMDVTDGVAAREAVRRATGQLAEAARAAGSGR from the coding sequence GTGACCGCGGCCGGGCGACTGCGCCGTCGTACCCTGCTGCGGTCCGCCGTGGCGACGACCGTGGCCGGGGCCGCCGGCTGCGCGCGGGGTCCCCGCCCGGTGCAGGTGGCGGTGGTGTGGAGCGGCGCCGAGCTGACCCGGTTCCGGGAGGTGGTCGCCGGCTTCCCCGACGTCCGGGTGATCGGCGTGGGCAACGACATCGACGCCTTCCTGACCGCGCGGATGCTCGCCGGCACCAGCCCGGACGTGGCGATCCTGCCGCGACCGGGGCTGATCGTCGAGTACGCCCGTCGGGGCTGGCTCGACCGGGTCGCCCCGGCCAGCAGCTACCTGGCGCCGGCCGGGATGGCCGACCTGCTCACCGTCGACGGGCACCGGTACGGCCTGTGGATCAAGGCGGCGCACAAGTCGCTGTTCTGGCACTTCCCGTCCATGCTCGCGGAGCCGCCCCGCACCTGGGACGCGCTGGTCGAGACGACCCGCCGCCTCGGGGCACGCCACCGGGCGGGCGAGGGCCCGGCGCCGTTGGCGGTCGGTGCCGCCGACGGGTGGGTGCTCACCGACTGGTTCGAGAACGTGCTCGCCGACATCGCCCGTCCCGGGGGGTACGAGGCGCTGGCCCGGGGCGAGGCCGACTGGCAGGGCCCGCCGGTACGCGACGCCCTCGACCGGCTCGCCGAGCTCTGGAGCATCGACGGCGCGTTCCCCGGCGGCGGTCAACGTGCCCTGCTCACCCAGTTCGAGGAGTCGGTGATCCAGGTGGCGCACCACCGGTCCGCCGTCATGGTGTTCGAGGCCGACTTCGTCGACGGCGTGGCCGCCCGCTTCCGGCGCGGCACCGAGCCGCTGGTGACCTTCCGGTTTCCCGGTTCACGGGTGGCCGACCAGCCGTTGGTCGTCGGCGGCGACGCGGCGGTCGCCTTCACCGGCTCCGCCGCCGGGGTGGAGCTGGTGCGCTGGCTCAGCGACGCGGCGGCGTTCCGCCCCTGGTTGGAGGCGGGCGGCTACCTCTCCCCCAACCTCGTGGTGCCGGTGAACAACTACCGTGACCCGCTGCGTCGACGGCTGGCGGCGGAGTTCCGGGCCGTCGAGGCGCTGCGCTACGACCTGTCGGACCGCCTGCCGGGCACCTTCACCGGCACCGACGGGGTGGGGATCTGGCGCATCATGCAGGACTTCTTCATGGACGTGACCGACGGGGTGGCCGCCCGGGAGGCGGTCCGGCGGGCCACCGGGCAGCTCGCCGAGGCGGCCCGGGCGGCGGGGAGCGGACGATGA
- a CDS encoding ABC transporter permease subunit, with protein MRRDPVLGQLALLDDVGPPRRGRAYPATGATWALLAPAALLLGGLLAWPVLRTVQASVTTDGRWVGAEHYRAALTSPGAGAAVGRTVLWALLVPTVVTVLGYLLAAASRRSQEGWLVRFILVVPTALPLVVTGVTFRLLYDPDPQRGPVTLLLAWLTGTPERVPHLLGPRLVTVAVMSAFVWAWVGLAVLVFRAALDTVPADLVDAVRAFGGSRRDVFWDAQWRPLMLRTVAVVFALVAVGTSRTFDLILVMTPGSVRDEASVLALRIWQTSGATTTGQGAALGVIWLVAVTAGMLVVSMFIRQAWPPPPPRAVPASAPPPRRLVRLLAAAAAVAWLLPLGVLAATSSQSPVRAATAAWWSGPPGLDSYRAVLGGTGLWRSLGFTLLLALVVTAVVLCVALLAAYPLAWLTGPPAQAVGLALLAAAVVPVQVVAGPINEVLGLALSSGTARGLALVHIALGIPFAVLVLRNAFADLPADQVRAARLGERHLWDTLRRLVRHHRTAVVAVAVLEFVQVWNDLVVGLLFSGPDAAPLGWFLAEQTRGFVTGSGTLAAGSVLASILPVLVFVLGRRQIVAGLVAGGVR; from the coding sequence ATGAGGCGCGACCCCGTGCTCGGGCAACTCGCCCTGCTCGACGACGTGGGGCCGCCCCGGCGCGGGCGCGCGTACCCGGCGACCGGCGCCACCTGGGCGTTGCTCGCCCCGGCCGCGCTCCTGCTCGGTGGGTTGCTGGCCTGGCCGGTGCTGCGGACGGTGCAGGCCAGCGTCACCACCGACGGGCGGTGGGTGGGCGCCGAGCACTACCGGGCCGCCCTGACCTCGCCCGGCGCCGGTGCCGCGGTGGGCCGGACCGTGCTCTGGGCGCTGCTGGTGCCGACCGTGGTCACCGTCCTGGGGTATCTGCTCGCCGCCGCCTCGCGCCGGTCCCAGGAGGGCTGGCTGGTCCGGTTCATCCTGGTGGTGCCGACCGCGTTGCCGCTGGTGGTCACCGGGGTCACGTTCCGGCTGCTCTACGACCCGGACCCGCAGCGGGGCCCGGTGACCCTGCTGCTGGCCTGGTTGACCGGCACACCCGAGCGGGTGCCGCACCTGCTCGGGCCACGGCTGGTGACGGTGGCGGTGATGTCGGCGTTCGTGTGGGCCTGGGTCGGGCTGGCCGTGCTGGTGTTCCGGGCCGCACTCGACACCGTGCCCGCCGATCTGGTCGACGCGGTACGCGCCTTCGGCGGCTCCCGTCGCGACGTGTTCTGGGACGCCCAGTGGCGACCGTTGATGCTGCGTACGGTGGCGGTGGTCTTCGCCCTGGTCGCGGTCGGCACCAGCCGCACCTTCGACCTGATCCTGGTGATGACGCCCGGCTCGGTACGCGACGAGGCGTCGGTGCTGGCGCTGCGGATCTGGCAGACGTCCGGGGCGACGACCACCGGGCAGGGCGCGGCCCTGGGCGTGATCTGGCTGGTCGCGGTGACCGCCGGCATGCTCGTGGTGTCGATGTTCATCCGGCAGGCGTGGCCGCCGCCACCGCCACGGGCCGTGCCCGCTTCCGCGCCACCGCCGCGACGACTGGTCCGGCTGCTCGCCGCAGCGGCCGCCGTGGCGTGGCTGCTGCCGCTCGGGGTGCTCGCGGCCACCTCGTCGCAGAGTCCGGTGCGGGCGGCCACCGCCGCCTGGTGGTCCGGGCCACCGGGTCTCGACTCGTACCGGGCGGTGCTCGGCGGGACGGGCCTGTGGCGCAGTCTGGGCTTCACGCTGCTGCTGGCCCTGGTCGTCACCGCCGTCGTGCTCTGCGTGGCGCTGCTCGCCGCGTACCCGTTGGCCTGGCTGACCGGGCCACCCGCCCAGGCCGTCGGGCTGGCCCTGCTGGCCGCCGCGGTGGTCCCGGTGCAGGTCGTCGCGGGGCCGATCAACGAGGTGCTCGGCCTGGCGCTCTCTTCCGGCACCGCGCGCGGGCTGGCGCTGGTGCACATCGCGCTGGGGATCCCGTTCGCCGTGCTGGTGCTGCGCAACGCCTTCGCCGACCTGCCCGCCGACCAGGTCCGGGCCGCCCGCCTCGGTGAGCGGCACCTGTGGGACACCCTGCGACGGCTGGTCCGCCACCACCGCACCGCCGTGGTGGCGGTGGCCGTGCTGGAGTTCGTCCAGGTGTGGAACGACCTGGTGGTGGGTCTGCTGTTCAGCGGCCCGGACGCCGCCCCGCTCGGTTGGTTCCTGGCCGAGCAGACACGGGGTTTCGTGACCGGCAGCGGCACGCTCGCGGCCGGATCGGTGCTCGCCTCGATCCTGCCGGTGCTGGTGTTCGTGCTGGGCCGCCGACAGATCGTCGCCGGGCTGGTCGCCGGGGGCGTACGGTGA